Within the Longimicrobium sp. genome, the region GTTCGACCTGGAGGACTTCCTGGTCGCGCTGCGCCAGTTCCAGAACCTGGGGCCGCTGGAGAACCTGCTGAAGCTGATCCCGGGCGTGAACAACAAGATGTTGAAGAACGTCAAGGTCGATCCCAAGCAGTTCAAGCACATCGAGGCGATCATCCTGTCGATGACCCCCCAGGAGCGCCGCCGCCCCGAGATGCTCAACGGCCCGCGCCGCGCCCGCATCGCCCGCGGCAGCGGCCGCCCGGTGATGGAGATCAACCGTCTCCTGGCGCAGTTCAAGGAGATGCAGAAGTTCATGAAGCAGATGAAGGGGCTGCAGGGGATGATGCCGAAAGGCGGGATGCCCAGGCTGCCGTTCGGGGGCGGGATGCCCCGAATGTAGGGGAATGGGGATTGGGGAATGGGGAATGGGAACAGCGCCGGCGGCTCCGAGCTCTTGTCCATTCCCGATTCCCCATTCCCGATTCCCGTTTTTTCGATCGTCCGCTCGCACGCTGATGCCGGCAAACCGCCGCACGGGCTGGACGCCACCCGATCCACCACCAGGAGTCAGGAATGGCACTCAAGATTCGCCTCCGCCGGATGGGCCGTAAGAAGGCCCCGCACTACCGCATCGTCATCGCGGAAAGCGCCAATGCGCGCGACGGCCGGTTCGTGGCCAACATCGGCCACTACAACCCGACCACCAACCCCATGACCCTCGTGGTCAATCGGGAGAAGGCGCTCTTCTGGCTCGCCCAGGGCGCCACGCCCACCGACACGGTCAACTCGCTCCTCAAGAAGGGCGGCGTCTTCCAGCCCGTCCCCGAGGGTGTGGTGGAGAACGTCGCCGCCGCCGCCTCCGGTGCCGTCCAGGGCGCCGGGCGCGCCGCCAAGGGCGCCGCGGGTGCCGTTTCCGGTGCCGCTTCGGCTGCAGCCGGCGCGGTGACGGGCGTGGCCTCCACGGCCGCCGGCGCGGTGACGGGCGCTGCTTCGACCGCCGCCGGTGCGGTGTCGGACGCCGCTTCGTCGGCTGCCGGTGTGGTGACCGGTGCGGCTTCCAGCGCGGCTTCGGCGGTTGCGGACACCGTCCGCTCCGCCGTCGAGCGGGTGACCGGCGGCGGCGGCGACGCCGCGGCGGACGCCCCCGCGGCCGAGACGGCAGATGCGCCCGCGGCCGAAGGTGCCGCCGACGCGACCGAAGAGAACGCCGGCTGAGCAGTCTCGAAGTGACTGAGTCCGAGGGGGACTTCCTGATCGTCGGCGCGGTGCAGAAGCCGCACGGCATCAAGGGAGAAGTGTTCGTCCGCGTGGAGACCGACCATCCCACGGACGTCTTCGCCACCGGCCGCGTGGTGCGGCTGGCGGACGCGGAGGGGCGCCCCATCGACCGCTCGCTCACCATCGAGCGGGCCCGTCCCTTCAAGGGCGGGCTGCTGGTGAAGGCGGTCGAGATCGGTCCGCGCGACCCGCACGGGCGCGAGTCGGACGTGGACGCGCTGCGGGGGCTCACCCTGGTGATCCCCCGCGGCGAGGCCCGGCCGCTGGACGAGGACGAGGTCTTCCTCCACCAGCTCGTCGGCCTCACCGTGGCGGCGGACGAGGGAACGGTGGGGACGGTGCGCGAGCTGTACGACGCGCCCTCCGGCTTCCTGCTGGCGGTGGACCGCCCGGGCAAGGGCGAGCTCCTCATCCCCTTCGTGAAGGCGATGGTGCGCCGCATAGACGTGGAGGCCGGGGTGCTGGAGCTGAACGCTCCGCCGGGGCTCCTGGAGCTGTGAAGCTCCGCGTCAACGTCGTCACCCTCTTCCCGGATTTTTTTCGGGGTCCGCTGGGGCTGAGCATACCGGCGCGGGCGGCGGCGGCGGGGCTGGTGGAGTACCGGCTGGTTCAGCTTCGCGACTTCACCCACGACCGCCACCAGACGGTGGACGACGCGCCGTTCGGCGGCGGGGCGGGGATGGTGATGAAGCCGGCCCCCTTCTTCGAGGCCGTGGAGTCGCTGGCGCCGGAGGGGCGGGACCGTCCCGAGGGGGCGATCCTCCTGATGTCCGCGCGGGGCAAGAGGTTCACGCACGAGGACGCCGTGCGGCTGTCGCTGGAGCCGGAGATCACCCTGCTGTGCGGCCACTACAAGGACGTGGACCAGCGGGTGGCGGAAGGGCTGGCGACGGAGGAGGTCTGCCTGGGAGACTTCATCGTCTCCGGGGGCGAGATCCCGGCGCTGGCGGTGGTGGACGCGGTGGTCAGGCTCCTTCCGGGAGCCATCAGCGACCACGAGTCCGCTTCCACGGATTCGTTCTACGACGGGTGGCTGAGCCCCCCCTCGTACACGCGCCCCGCGGAGTTTCGCGGGATGGGGGTGCCCCCGGTGCTCCTTTCGGGGGACCACGCGCGCATCGCCGCGTGGCGGCGGGACGAGGCCGAGCGCCTCACCCGCGAGCGGCGGCCCGAGCTGCTGGAGCGGCCGGGAACGAGTTGACGTTGGGGACATACGCCGCGCGCGGTGCGCGGTCCCCTCAACCTCTCACACTTCAACAAACACGAGGATCGAGCGATGCATCCGTTCATGGAGACCCAGAAGGAATATCTGCGGGAGGGCCTTCCGCAGTTCCGCCCCGGCGACACCCTGCGCGTGAACGTGCGGGTTCGCGAGGGCGACAAGGAGCGCATCCAGGCGTTCGAGGGCGTCTGCATCGCGCGCAAGCATGGCGGCGTGCACGAGACATTCAAGGTCCGCAAGATCTCGGGCGGCGTGGGCGTGGAGCGCACTTTCCCGCTGCACTCCCCGATGCTCGCGAGCATCGAGGTGGTGCGCCAGGGCCGCGTGCGCCGCGCCAAGCTGTACTACCTGCGCAACCTGCGCGGCAAGGCGGCCCGCATCCGCGAGCGGCGTACGGCCCGGCCCGGCGCGAAGTAAAGCGGGGATCAGGGATTAGGGATTAGGAACAGCCACCCGGCCGGGTGGCTGTTCCCGTTTATGGCCTCACCAGGAATCGCGGCGACGCACCCCAACTTCCTGAGCAAAGCGCCTCACCGCCCTCTCCTCCGCACCGGCCTGTGGCGCGGAGCGAAGGAGACGGGCTCTCCCGTGTACACGGTCCCATCCCATGTTCGGGCGCCTGCCCTGGCCGCGGATGTGGTGTCGCGGCCGTTCGTGGAACACCGGCGTCATCGTCATTCCCATGGCACGGGCAGCCACGTGGGGCAGCCCCTACGGGATTGGTGTACACGACGAGCCTCGGAGCGGCGTTGGGCACGGGCGCGATGAATCGCGCCCCTACGGAATCGGGGTGCGGTTGTGCCGTCTGGCGGTTCGGTGTATCGTCCCTGCCGTCGATGCTGTGCCCTGTACCCCGTACCCTCTCCCTTCGCGTGCCAACCACCAAGCGCCCGCGCCGCCCCTCACCGGCCCGGCTGCGGAAGCTGCTCGCCACCGAGACCGGGCTCTGGGAGCGCGGGATGTCGTTCGTGGCGGGGGTGGACGAGGTGGGGCGGGGGCCGCTCGCCGGGCCCGTGGTCGCCGCGGCGGTGATCCTGCCGCAGGGGTGCTGGATCCCGGGGGTCACGGACAGCAAGCAGCTCACGGCGGCGACGCGGCTGGAGCTGATCGGGCGCATCACGGAGTGCTGCGTGGCGTTCGCGGTCGGCGCGGCGTCGGCGCGGGAGATCGACCGCATCAACATCCGCCGGGCGACCGCGCTGGCGATGAGCCGGGCCATCGCGCGCCTCCCCGTTCCCGCGGACCACCTGCTGGTGGACGGGCTCCCCGTGCCGGAGCTGGGGGTGGGGACGCATACCGCCATCGTGCAGGGCGACGGCTGCGTGCACTGCATCGCCGCCGCGTCGATCCTGGCCAAGGTCACGCGCGACCGGCTGATGGACCGGCTGTCGCGGCGGTACCCGGGCTACGGCTGGGAGCGCAACAAGGGGTACGGCACCGCCGAGCACCTGGCGGCGCTCGCGCGGCAGGGCCCCACGCCGCACCACCGCACCTCGTTCGCGCCGGTGCGCGTCAACTTCGACCCAACGCTTTCCTGAACGGGGCCATGCACAGCGAGCACCTCCAGAACGTACGTCCTTCGTGGGTGGCCTTCGGCTGGTTCATCGGGGTGGCGGTGATGTCCGCCATCCTCTTCGGCCTGATCGCCCTGGGCGTGGTGCCGCGCACCGGCGAGATCGGCCTGGCGTGGGTGCTCCTCTCCGTCTTCGTGGGCTTCCTGGCCGGCGGCTACCTCACGGGGATCCGCGTCCGCGCCGCCCCCATCCTGCACGCCGTGGGGATCGGCCTCTTCTCCGTCGCCGTCTGGTTCGTCGCGAATCTCCTGGCCGGTGAGACGCTCGACGCCTCGGAATGGCAGATCCCCCCCGCCTCCGCCGCCGGCGCCGTCCTCTTTCAGGTCATCGCCGCCGCCATCGGCGCCCGCATCGCCACGCGCAGATCGGGGGTCTGAGAAAAACAATCTCACACAGAGACACGGAGGGAAACAGAGAGGACGCAGAGGAACAGCATGGGAGACTTTTCTTTTCTTGTAGTTTCCTCTGTGTCTCTGTGTGAGGCTGCAGTTGCTGTTCCCCTGAACTCCATACCATCGCTTGTACGCTGAACGAATCGCCGCGGAGCTCGGGCTGCGCGCGCCGCAGGTCCGCGCCGCGCTGGAGCTCCTTCTCGCAGGCAACACGATCCCCTTCGTCGCGCGCTACCGAAAGGAGGCGACCGGCGAGCTGGACGAGGTGCAGCTGCGCGACCTCCGCGACCGCCACGAGTACCTGGCCGAGCTGGACGAGCGCCGCGCCGCCATCCTCAAGTCCATCGACGAGCAGGGGAAGCTGACCCCCGAGCTCCGCGCCGCCATCGGGCGCGCGGAGACGAAGCAGGCGCTCGAAGACCTCTACCTCCCCTTCAAGCCCAAGCGCCGCACCCGCGCCATCATCGCCGCGGAGCGTGGGCTGGCGCCGCTGGCCGGGCTGCTCTGGGCCGGCCGCACCTCCGACGCGGAGCTCGCCTCGGCCGCGGCCGGGTTCGTGAGCGAGGAGCGCGGCGTCCCCACGGTCGATGACGCGCTGGCCGGGGCGCGCGACATCGTGGCCGAGCGTATCGCGGAAGACGCCGCGGCCCGCGCCCGCGTGCGCGACCTGGTGCGCGAGCGCGGGGTGATGGAGAGCAGGGTGGCGCGCGGCAAGGAGGGCGCGGCCAGCAAGTTCCAGGACTACTACGACTTCTCGCAGCCCGTGCGCCTCCTCCCCAGCCACCGCATCCTCGCCATCCGCCGCGGCGAGGCGGAGGAGGTGCTCACCGCCCGCATCACCGCGCCCGACGAGGAGATCGTCGCGGGGCTTCTGCGCCGCTTCGCCGCCGGCCACCGCGCGCCGGAGCAGATGCGCCGTGCCGTCGAGGACGCGCACCGCCGCCTCCTGGCGCCCTCGGTGGAGGTGGAGGTGCGGATGGAGCTCAAGACGCGCGCCGACGAGGAGGCGATCGCCATCTTCGGGCAGAACCTGGAGGCGCTGCTTCTGTCCTCGCCGGCCGGCGAGCGCTCGGTGCTGGGCGTCGATCCGGGCTTCCGCACCGGGTGCAAGCTGGCCGTCGTCAGCCGCACCGGCGCGCTGCTGGCTACCGGCGTCGTCTACCTGCACCAGGAGGACCGCTTCCGCCAGGAGATCGCACGTCTCGCCGCCCAGCACTCGGTGGAGCTGGTCGCCGTGGGGAACGGCACCGCCAGCCGCGAGACGGACAAGCTGGTCAGGGAAGCCCTTCGCGACATCCCCGCCGAGCGGCGTCCCGTGGTGGCGATGGTCAACGAGGCCGGCGCGTCGGTCTACTCCGCGTCCGACGTGGCGCGCGAGGAGTTCCCGGAGCTGGACCTGACGCTCCGCTCCGCCGTCTCCATCGCGCGGCGGCTGCAGGATCCACTCGCCGAGCTGGTGAAGATCGATCCCAAGTCGATCGGCGTGGGCCAGTACCAGCACGACGTGTCGCAGACCCGCCTCAAGCGCCGCCTGGACGAGACGGTGGAGAGCTGCGTGAACCGCGTGGGCGTGGAGGTCAACACCGCGTCGCCCGCCCTCCTCTCCTACGTCGCCGGCATCGGCCCGACGGCGGCGCAGCGCATCGCCAGGCAGCGCGACCAGGCCGGCCCCT harbors:
- the rpsP gene encoding 30S ribosomal protein S16, which gives rise to MALKIRLRRMGRKKAPHYRIVIAESANARDGRFVANIGHYNPTTNPMTLVVNREKALFWLAQGATPTDTVNSLLKKGGVFQPVPEGVVENVAAAASGAVQGAGRAAKGAAGAVSGAASAAAGAVTGVASTAAGAVTGAASTAAGAVSDAASSAAGVVTGAASSAASAVADTVRSAVERVTGGGGDAAADAPAAETADAPAAEGAADATEENAG
- the rimM gene encoding ribosome maturation factor RimM (Essential for efficient processing of 16S rRNA), which produces MTESEGDFLIVGAVQKPHGIKGEVFVRVETDHPTDVFATGRVVRLADAEGRPIDRSLTIERARPFKGGLLVKAVEIGPRDPHGRESDVDALRGLTLVIPRGEARPLDEDEVFLHQLVGLTVAADEGTVGTVRELYDAPSGFLLAVDRPGKGELLIPFVKAMVRRIDVEAGVLELNAPPGLLEL
- the trmD gene encoding tRNA (guanosine(37)-N1)-methyltransferase TrmD; this encodes MKLRVNVVTLFPDFFRGPLGLSIPARAAAAGLVEYRLVQLRDFTHDRHQTVDDAPFGGGAGMVMKPAPFFEAVESLAPEGRDRPEGAILLMSARGKRFTHEDAVRLSLEPEITLLCGHYKDVDQRVAEGLATEEVCLGDFIVSGGEIPALAVVDAVVRLLPGAISDHESASTDSFYDGWLSPPSYTRPAEFRGMGVPPVLLSGDHARIAAWRRDEAERLTRERRPELLERPGTS
- the rplS gene encoding 50S ribosomal protein L19, with amino-acid sequence MHPFMETQKEYLREGLPQFRPGDTLRVNVRVREGDKERIQAFEGVCIARKHGGVHETFKVRKISGGVGVERTFPLHSPMLASIEVVRQGRVRRAKLYYLRNLRGKAARIRERRTARPGAK
- a CDS encoding ribonuclease HII, giving the protein MPTTKRPRRPSPARLRKLLATETGLWERGMSFVAGVDEVGRGPLAGPVVAAAVILPQGCWIPGVTDSKQLTAATRLELIGRITECCVAFAVGAASAREIDRINIRRATALAMSRAIARLPVPADHLLVDGLPVPELGVGTHTAIVQGDGCVHCIAAASILAKVTRDRLMDRLSRRYPGYGWERNKGYGTAEHLAALARQGPTPHHRTSFAPVRVNFDPTLS
- a CDS encoding Tex family protein, which translates into the protein MYAERIAAELGLRAPQVRAALELLLAGNTIPFVARYRKEATGELDEVQLRDLRDRHEYLAELDERRAAILKSIDEQGKLTPELRAAIGRAETKQALEDLYLPFKPKRRTRAIIAAERGLAPLAGLLWAGRTSDAELASAAAGFVSEERGVPTVDDALAGARDIVAERIAEDAAARARVRDLVRERGVMESRVARGKEGAASKFQDYYDFSQPVRLLPSHRILAIRRGEAEEVLTARITAPDEEIVAGLLRRFAAGHRAPEQMRRAVEDAHRRLLAPSVEVEVRMELKTRADEEAIAIFGQNLEALLLSSPAGERSVLGVDPGFRTGCKLAVVSRTGALLATGVVYLHQEDRFRQEIARLAAQHSVELVAVGNGTASRETDKLVREALRDIPAERRPVVAMVNEAGASVYSASDVAREEFPELDLTLRSAVSIARRLQDPLAELVKIDPKSIGVGQYQHDVSQTRLKRRLDETVESCVNRVGVEVNTASPALLSYVAGIGPTAAQRIARQRDQAGPFRSRSQLLKVPGVGPKTFEQAAGFLRVRGGDHPLDASAVHPERYALVERMAGDLRVGVRELVGNEGAIARIQPERYVGEGVGLPTLQDILAELRKPGRDPRDAFEAPAFRDDVQKIEDLREGMTLQGTVTNVVAFGAFVDVGVHQDGLVHVSELSDRYVQDPNAAARVGDRVTVRVLSVDVPRKRIALSMRSGEARPPRRPERQPDRRPGPTQGAPKPPPPKGVAPNGMRITKR